One genomic window of Actinoplanes lobatus includes the following:
- a CDS encoding glycosyltransferase yields MGLSLRLVPPPIRLNDLPAPRWDHVFRLSDDTGLLEHARNAIARREHGYCVDDVSRGLLVASREPRPGPDLVRLAERYLAFLTHAQGADGAFRNRLSYDRRWLDEPSLGDWWGRAMWGLGTAAARGPSAWIRREAANAFRQGVACRAVWPRAMTFAGLGAAEVLRADPHDRAAADLLGDAATAIGTPGPDPEWIWPEQELTYANPALPEVVIAAGDLLGDEGLLTDGLRMLTWLCRMQENDGHLSTVPVGGWRPGVPRHRYDQQPIEAAATADACATAAAVTGDDGWDAPLFQAIAWFFGDNDTGTVMSDNETGGCYDGLKANGPNVNQGAESTLALVSTLQHARTLASRSATRPSGGLA; encoded by the coding sequence ATGGGACTGTCACTGCGGCTGGTTCCGCCGCCGATCCGACTCAACGACCTTCCCGCCCCTCGCTGGGACCACGTGTTCCGGCTCTCCGACGACACCGGGCTGCTCGAACACGCCCGCAACGCGATCGCCCGGCGCGAGCACGGGTACTGCGTGGACGACGTGTCGCGGGGCCTGCTCGTCGCGTCCCGCGAACCCCGGCCCGGACCGGATCTGGTCCGGCTGGCCGAGCGCTATCTGGCGTTCCTCACCCACGCGCAGGGCGCCGACGGGGCGTTCCGTAACCGGCTGAGCTACGACCGCCGCTGGCTGGACGAGCCGAGCCTCGGCGACTGGTGGGGCCGGGCCATGTGGGGGCTGGGCACGGCCGCGGCCCGCGGCCCGTCCGCGTGGATCCGCCGGGAGGCGGCCAACGCCTTCCGGCAGGGCGTGGCCTGCCGGGCGGTGTGGCCGCGGGCGATGACGTTCGCCGGGCTGGGCGCCGCCGAGGTGCTCCGCGCCGATCCGCACGACCGTGCGGCCGCCGACCTGCTCGGCGACGCGGCCACCGCGATCGGGACACCCGGCCCGGATCCGGAATGGATCTGGCCGGAACAGGAGCTCACCTATGCGAATCCGGCGCTGCCCGAGGTGGTCATCGCGGCCGGGGATCTCCTCGGCGACGAGGGCCTGCTCACCGACGGGCTGCGGATGCTGACGTGGCTGTGCCGGATGCAGGAGAACGACGGGCACCTGTCCACCGTCCCGGTCGGTGGCTGGCGGCCGGGCGTGCCGCGCCACCGGTACGACCAGCAGCCGATCGAGGCCGCGGCCACGGCCGACGCCTGCGCCACGGCGGCCGCGGTGACCGGCGACGACGGCTGGGACGCGCCGCTCTTCCAGGCGATCGCCTGGTTCTTCGGCGACAACGACACCGGAACGGTGATGTCCGATAACGAGACTGGCGGATGTTATGACGGGTTGAAGGCCAATGGTCCTAATGTGAACCAAGGAGCCGAATCCACCCTCGCGCTCGTCTCGACGTTGCAGCATGCCCGCACGCTGGCGAGCCGGAGCGCGACCAGACCGTCAGGCGGCCTAGCGTGA
- a CDS encoding FAD-dependent monooxygenase, whose translation MRVLISGAGIAGPACAFWLHRAGAEVTVVERTPEPRPGGHAVDVRGVARGVVERMGLRETIRRHQVDERGWAMVDGTGRRLAEMPADAFGGEGIVAEIEIARGDLARILLDATPGVDYRFGDRVTALDDRTVTFASGGTERYDVVIGADGVHSGVRALAFGPRERFVRYLGGYTAYFTVGDPGDLDHWMLMYNAPGGRVAYLRPENGGTAKAGLSFRHPDPSFERLSRADAERLVSDRMTGAGWRIPDLLAAMPGAGDFYFDSINQVRVDRWWRGRTVLLGDAGYCGSPLAGLGTSMSLVGGYVLAGELTRAADPERAFAAYQGAMADYVESGLELPPGGMAMFAPMSRAAIRLRTFSTRMMTRWPARQLAERQFSKAEQITLRDYPALSSQVDEPVQHH comes from the coding sequence ATGCGTGTACTGATCTCCGGCGCCGGGATCGCCGGGCCGGCGTGCGCGTTCTGGCTGCACCGGGCCGGCGCCGAGGTGACCGTGGTGGAACGGACGCCGGAACCGCGCCCCGGCGGGCACGCGGTCGACGTACGGGGAGTGGCCCGCGGCGTGGTCGAGCGGATGGGCCTGCGCGAGACGATCCGGCGGCACCAGGTCGACGAGCGCGGCTGGGCCATGGTCGACGGAACCGGGCGGCGGCTCGCCGAGATGCCGGCCGACGCGTTCGGCGGCGAGGGCATCGTCGCCGAGATCGAGATCGCCCGCGGCGACCTGGCCCGGATACTGCTCGACGCCACCCCCGGCGTCGACTACCGGTTCGGCGACCGGGTCACCGCCCTCGACGATCGCACGGTGACGTTCGCGAGCGGCGGCACCGAGCGGTACGACGTGGTGATCGGCGCCGACGGTGTCCACTCCGGTGTCCGGGCGCTCGCCTTCGGGCCGCGGGAACGGTTCGTCCGCTACCTCGGCGGCTACACCGCGTACTTCACCGTCGGAGACCCGGGCGACCTCGACCACTGGATGCTGATGTACAACGCGCCCGGCGGCCGGGTCGCCTACCTGCGCCCGGAGAACGGCGGCACCGCGAAGGCGGGGCTGAGCTTCCGGCACCCGGACCCGAGCTTCGAGCGGCTGTCCCGGGCCGACGCGGAACGCCTGGTCAGCGATCGGATGACCGGGGCCGGGTGGCGGATCCCGGATCTGCTGGCCGCGATGCCGGGCGCCGGCGACTTCTACTTCGACTCGATCAACCAGGTCCGGGTGGACCGCTGGTGGCGCGGACGGACCGTGCTGCTCGGCGACGCCGGCTACTGCGGGTCACCACTGGCCGGGCTGGGCACCAGCATGAGCCTGGTCGGCGGGTACGTGCTGGCCGGTGAGCTGACCCGGGCGGCCGATCCGGAGCGGGCCTTCGCGGCCTATCAGGGTGCGATGGCGGACTACGTGGAGAGTGGCCTCGAGCTGCCGCCCGGCGGGATGGCGATGTTCGCGCCGATGAGCCGGGCGGCGATCCGGTTGCGGACGTTCTCCACCCGGATGATGACCCGGTGGCCGGCCCGTCAGCTCGCCGAGCGGCAGTTCAGCAAGGCCGAGCAGATCACGTTGCGTGACTATCCGGCGCTGTCATCGCAGGTAGACGAGCCCGTCCAGCACCACTGA
- a CDS encoding glycosyltransferase, translating to MPATYGFLSTYPPTQCGLATFNAALATHLTGGAGGSGVVRLLAYENTSGGIALDRAAPRVVHTWNTDRAGGWVAAATALNSFDVAILQHEYGIYPGDAGAEVLPVLRALRVPAIVVLHTVLANPDPLQRQVLEQVVATADAVVTMTDTARQRLSTRYDVDQRKITVIPHGAGSHNGAPREEHDRPHLLTWGLLGPGKGIEWALRALARLDDVRPRPVYTVAGRTHPHVLDQQGDVYRDSLKELAADLGVDDCVRWADVYLEPAELSRLIRSSDAVVLPYDSTEQVTSGVLIEAVAAGIPVVATEFPHAVELLADGPGLLVPHQDPEAMAVAIRHVLAEPGLPGRLGGLGGGPTLRWPAVAARYQALAARLIAARRPLAAATVSA from the coding sequence ATGCCCGCGACATACGGGTTTTTGAGCACTTATCCCCCCACTCAATGCGGTTTGGCGACTTTCAATGCGGCACTCGCCACCCATCTCACCGGCGGCGCCGGCGGGTCAGGCGTGGTGCGCCTACTCGCCTACGAGAACACCAGCGGAGGGATAGCGCTCGACCGGGCCGCACCACGGGTCGTACACACCTGGAACACCGACCGGGCCGGCGGCTGGGTGGCCGCCGCCACCGCGCTGAACAGTTTCGATGTGGCGATCCTCCAGCACGAGTACGGCATCTACCCGGGCGACGCCGGGGCCGAGGTGCTGCCGGTGCTGCGGGCGCTGCGGGTGCCGGCGATCGTGGTGCTGCACACCGTGCTGGCCAACCCCGACCCGTTGCAGCGCCAGGTGCTGGAGCAGGTCGTGGCCACCGCCGACGCCGTGGTGACCATGACGGACACCGCCCGGCAGCGACTGTCCACCCGGTACGACGTCGACCAGCGCAAGATCACCGTGATCCCACACGGGGCCGGCAGCCACAACGGCGCCCCACGCGAGGAACACGACCGTCCGCACCTGCTCACCTGGGGTCTGCTCGGGCCGGGCAAGGGCATCGAATGGGCGCTGCGGGCCCTCGCCCGCCTTGACGACGTACGCCCGCGCCCGGTCTACACGGTCGCCGGCCGTACCCATCCGCATGTGCTCGACCAGCAGGGTGACGTCTACCGCGACTCGCTCAAGGAACTCGCCGCGGACCTCGGGGTGGACGACTGCGTCCGCTGGGCCGACGTGTACCTGGAGCCGGCCGAACTGTCCCGGCTGATCCGGTCGTCCGACGCCGTGGTGCTGCCGTACGACTCCACCGAGCAGGTCACCTCGGGTGTGCTGATCGAGGCGGTGGCCGCCGGCATCCCGGTGGTGGCGACCGAGTTCCCGCACGCGGTGGAGCTGCTCGCGGACGGGCCGGGGCTGCTCGTACCCCATCAGGATCCGGAGGCGATGGCGGTGGCGATCCGGCACGTGCTCGCCGAGCCGGGCCTGCCGGGCCGGCTCGGCGGACTGGGCGGCGGACCGACCCTGCGCTGGCCCGCCGTGGCCGCCCGGTACCAGGCGCTGGCCGCAAGACTGATCGCCGCCCGCCGTCCGCTCGCCGCCGCCACGGTTTCGGCATAG
- a CDS encoding glycosyltransferase family 4 protein, with the protein MRIALLGPIAWRTPPLHYGPWELITSLLAEGLTERGVDVTLFATLDSVTKATLDGVVPTGYEENADIDGRVWEAIHVSHALERSGEFDLIHNHLDWLPLAFSAHCRTPMLTTVHGFSGNNILPAYRRARSHFVSISDSDRSPDLDYVATVHHGVDLSELPFHADGGDDLILFGRIHPDKGTDIAIEIARRAGRRLVICGIVQDQEYFAECVEPLIDGERVVHLGSVGPDERGRILGSGAALLHPIRFAEPFGLSVVESMACGTPVIAYRKGSMPEVVDEGVTGHLVDGADEAVAAVQRIADIDRAACSARARERFSADRMVDQYLAIYRNLIS; encoded by the coding sequence ATGAGGATTGCGCTTCTGGGGCCGATTGCCTGGCGCACGCCGCCGCTGCACTACGGCCCGTGGGAACTGATCACCAGCCTGCTCGCCGAGGGACTGACCGAACGCGGCGTCGACGTCACGCTCTTCGCCACACTGGACTCGGTCACCAAGGCCACCCTCGACGGTGTCGTGCCGACCGGGTACGAGGAGAACGCCGACATCGACGGCCGGGTCTGGGAAGCCATCCACGTCAGCCACGCGCTGGAGCGGTCCGGCGAGTTCGACCTGATCCACAACCACCTGGACTGGCTTCCGCTGGCGTTCTCGGCGCACTGCCGGACCCCGATGCTGACCACGGTGCACGGCTTCTCGGGGAACAACATCCTGCCGGCGTACCGGCGGGCCCGGTCGCACTTCGTCTCGATCTCGGACAGTGACCGCTCCCCCGACCTGGACTATGTGGCCACCGTCCACCACGGCGTCGACCTGAGCGAGCTGCCGTTCCACGCCGACGGCGGCGACGATCTGATCCTGTTCGGGCGAATTCATCCGGACAAGGGCACCGACATCGCCATCGAGATCGCCCGGCGGGCCGGCCGCCGGCTGGTGATCTGCGGAATCGTGCAGGACCAGGAGTATTTCGCCGAATGCGTGGAACCCCTCATCGACGGCGAACGGGTGGTCCATCTGGGCTCGGTCGGCCCGGACGAGCGGGGGAGGATCCTCGGCTCCGGTGCGGCGCTGCTGCACCCGATCCGGTTCGCCGAGCCGTTCGGGCTCTCCGTGGTCGAGTCGATGGCCTGCGGGACGCCCGTCATCGCGTACCGGAAAGGGTCGATGCCGGAAGTGGTCGACGAGGGGGTGACCGGCCACCTCGTCGATGGGGCCGACGAAGCGGTTGCCGCGGTGCAAAGGATCGCGGACATCGACCGTGCGGCCTGTTCCGCGCGCGCCCGGGAACGCTTCTCGGCTGACCGGATGGTGGACCAGTACCTGGCGATTTACCGGAACCTCATCAGCTGA
- a CDS encoding alpha-glucosidase, with amino-acid sequence MTDPWWKKSVVYQIYPRSFADADGDGMGDLRGIIDHLDHLAELGVDVLWLSPVYPSPQDDNGYDISDYQNIEPLFGTLEIFDELLAGAHARNMKIIMDLVVNHSSAEHRWFQESRSSTDNPKRDWYWWRPARPGMEPGAPGAEPTNWGSIFGGPSWEYDEKTGEYYLHLFSTKQPDLNWENPEVRQAVYAMMRWWLDRGVDGFRMDVINMISKDVNLPDGRLTAGSPYADGSAAFIGGPRLHEFLQEMHHEVFEGRDGLLTVGEMPGVTVDEAVLHTDPVRHEVDMVFQFDHVWVDCGPDPWLIVPLQLTALKAILGRWQAGLADVGWNSLYWNNHDQPRVLSRYGDDSPAHRSASAKMLGTVLHLHRGTPYVYQGEELGMTNYPFGGIDEFRDIEALGRYRQAVELEGRTPEEVLTVLRARGRDNARTPMQWDDSPHGGFTTGTPWLPVNPNHAEINAKAQRADPDSVFHYYRRLIELRKTEPAVAGGDFTMLLPHDERVYAFTRRLGSTELLVIGNFSGVEAHAAIDGWDGAELLLTNLEPPAGGLHLAPWQAVVYRRSV; translated from the coding sequence ATGACGGATCCGTGGTGGAAGAAGTCGGTCGTTTACCAGATCTACCCGCGCAGCTTCGCCGACGCGGACGGCGACGGCATGGGCGACCTGCGGGGCATCATCGATCACCTCGACCATCTCGCCGAGCTCGGCGTCGACGTGCTCTGGCTCTCCCCCGTCTACCCCTCGCCGCAGGACGACAACGGCTACGACATCAGCGACTACCAGAACATCGAGCCGCTCTTCGGCACCCTGGAGATCTTCGACGAGCTGCTGGCCGGGGCGCACGCCCGGAACATGAAGATCATCATGGATCTGGTGGTGAACCACAGCTCCGCCGAGCACCGGTGGTTCCAGGAGAGCCGCTCCTCGACGGACAACCCGAAACGTGACTGGTACTGGTGGCGGCCCGCCCGCCCCGGCATGGAACCGGGCGCACCGGGCGCCGAGCCGACCAACTGGGGCTCCATCTTCGGCGGCCCCTCCTGGGAGTACGACGAGAAGACCGGCGAGTACTACCTGCACCTGTTCTCGACGAAGCAGCCCGACCTCAACTGGGAGAACCCGGAGGTCCGGCAGGCTGTCTACGCCATGATGCGCTGGTGGCTGGACCGCGGCGTGGACGGCTTCCGGATGGACGTCATCAACATGATCTCCAAGGACGTCAACCTCCCGGACGGCCGGCTGACCGCGGGATCGCCGTACGCCGACGGCTCCGCGGCCTTCATCGGCGGCCCCCGCCTGCACGAGTTCCTCCAGGAGATGCACCACGAGGTCTTCGAGGGCCGCGACGGCCTGCTGACCGTCGGCGAGATGCCCGGCGTCACCGTGGACGAGGCCGTCCTGCACACCGACCCGGTACGGCACGAGGTCGACATGGTCTTCCAGTTCGACCATGTCTGGGTCGACTGTGGACCCGACCCGTGGCTGATCGTCCCGCTCCAGCTCACCGCGCTCAAGGCGATCCTCGGCCGCTGGCAGGCCGGCCTCGCCGACGTCGGCTGGAACAGTCTCTACTGGAACAACCACGACCAGCCCCGGGTGCTCTCCCGGTACGGCGACGACAGCCCCGCCCACCGGTCCGCCTCCGCCAAGATGCTCGGCACCGTCCTGCACCTGCACCGCGGCACGCCCTACGTCTACCAGGGCGAGGAACTCGGGATGACCAACTACCCGTTCGGCGGCATCGACGAGTTCCGCGACATCGAGGCCCTCGGGCGGTACCGGCAGGCGGTGGAGCTCGAAGGCCGTACCCCTGAAGAGGTCTTGACGGTGTTACGGGCCCGTGGCCGGGACAATGCCCGCACACCGATGCAGTGGGACGACTCCCCGCACGGCGGTTTCACCACCGGCACACCGTGGCTGCCGGTGAACCCCAACCATGCCGAGATCAACGCGAAGGCTCAGCGGGCCGATCCGGATTCGGTCTTCCACTACTACCGGCGTCTGATCGAACTGCGGAAGACCGAACCCGCGGTGGCCGGCGGCGACTTCACCATGCTGCTGCCGCACGACGAGCGCGTCTACGCCTTCACCCGTCGGCTGGGGAGCACCGAGCTGCTGGTGATCGGCAACTTCTCCGGTGTGGAGGCGCACGCCGCGATCGACGGGTGGGACGGCGCCGAGCTGCTGCTGACCAACCTGGAACCGCCGGCCGGCGGGCTGCATCTGGCCCCCTGGCAGGCCGTCGTCTACCGCCGCTCGGTCTGA
- a CDS encoding SDR family NAD(P)-dependent oxidoreductase codes for MAVDYRNQTTLITGASSGLGALFARRLAARGSNLVLVARRTDRLESMAAELPDVTVTPITMDLAAPGAGAKLSAAVAERGLEVTSLINNAGFGTHRLFHEADPQRITDEITLNVTSLTEISRAFIERLRAQPGGVLLNVASIAGYQPGPTLAVYAATKAYVLSFTEALWSESRGTGLRVMALSPGATETEFFDVAGQGADGGTRRMHADRVVDLALRALDRRNPPPSLITGRMNSLMINAGRLAGRRVTTAALGAMMRRTG; via the coding sequence ATGGCCGTCGATTATCGCAACCAGACCACCCTGATCACCGGGGCCAGCTCGGGGCTCGGCGCCCTGTTCGCCCGGCGCCTGGCCGCCCGCGGCTCGAACCTGGTGCTCGTCGCCCGGCGCACCGACCGGCTGGAGAGCATGGCCGCCGAACTGCCGGACGTGACCGTCACCCCGATCACGATGGATCTGGCCGCGCCGGGTGCGGGCGCGAAGCTGAGCGCCGCGGTGGCCGAGCGCGGGCTGGAGGTGACCAGCCTGATCAACAACGCCGGGTTCGGCACGCACCGGCTCTTCCACGAGGCGGATCCACAGCGCATCACCGACGAGATCACCCTCAACGTCACCAGCCTGACCGAGATCAGCCGGGCCTTCATCGAGCGGTTGCGCGCCCAGCCGGGTGGCGTGCTGCTCAACGTGGCGAGCATCGCCGGCTACCAGCCGGGCCCGACCCTGGCGGTGTACGCGGCGACCAAGGCCTACGTCCTCAGCTTCACCGAGGCGCTCTGGTCCGAGTCGCGCGGCACCGGGCTGCGGGTGATGGCGCTGTCGCCGGGCGCCACCGAGACGGAGTTCTTCGACGTGGCCGGTCAGGGCGCCGACGGCGGCACCCGGCGGATGCACGCCGACCGGGTGGTCGACCTGGCGCTGCGGGCGCTGGACCGGCGCAACCCGCCGCCCAGCCTGATCACCGGGCGGATGAACAGCCTGATGATCAACGCTGGGCGGCTGGCCGGGCGGCGGGTCACGACGGCCGCGCTCGGCGCGATGATGCGCCGGACCGGGTAG
- a CDS encoding TetR/AcrR family transcriptional regulator C-terminal domain-containing protein, protein MDAPYRRIVADIRDRIEAGVLRPGDRVPSARAITREWGVAIATATKAHAALREEGLTVARAGVGTVVAGPVPPRDTDLSRDRIVAAAIALADRDGMAELSMRRIAAELDVATMSLYRHVPGRDELIVAMIDGALGELRVPARHTGDWRADLASCSRAVWQIFQRHPWLALSMSLTRPQPAPNALRLGEWIMGTMAPTGLAVTDRLLVQVLLFSFVRGVASALEPEAQAMRDTGMTDDEWMEQQGAAFERFAAQHPAPHYRQLFAVDADFEFDLDILFEFGLARFLDGLGVWISSRT, encoded by the coding sequence GTGGACGCGCCCTACCGCAGGATCGTCGCCGACATCCGCGACCGCATCGAGGCCGGTGTACTACGTCCCGGAGACCGGGTGCCGTCGGCCCGGGCCATCACCCGCGAGTGGGGTGTCGCCATCGCCACCGCCACCAAGGCGCACGCCGCGCTGCGTGAGGAGGGCCTGACCGTGGCCCGGGCCGGCGTCGGCACGGTGGTGGCCGGGCCGGTCCCGCCGCGCGACACCGACCTGAGCCGGGACCGGATCGTGGCCGCGGCCATCGCTCTCGCCGACCGCGACGGGATGGCCGAGCTGTCCATGCGCCGGATCGCCGCCGAGCTGGATGTGGCGACCATGTCCCTCTACCGGCACGTGCCGGGCCGCGACGAGCTGATCGTCGCCATGATCGACGGGGCGCTGGGCGAGCTGCGGGTGCCGGCCCGGCACACCGGCGACTGGCGGGCCGACCTGGCGTCCTGTTCCCGCGCCGTGTGGCAGATCTTCCAGCGGCACCCGTGGCTGGCCCTGTCCATGTCGCTGACCCGGCCGCAGCCGGCGCCCAACGCGCTCCGCCTCGGCGAGTGGATCATGGGAACCATGGCGCCGACCGGGCTGGCCGTCACCGACCGGCTCCTGGTGCAGGTGCTGCTGTTCAGCTTCGTGCGCGGGGTGGCGAGCGCGCTCGAACCGGAGGCGCAGGCGATGCGGGACACCGGCATGACCGACGACGAGTGGATGGAACAGCAGGGCGCCGCGTTCGAGCGGTTCGCCGCGCAGCATCCCGCACCGCACTACCGGCAGTTGTTCGCGGTCGACGCCGACTTCGAGTTCGACCTGGACATCCTCTTCGAGTTCGGGCTGGCCCGGTTCCTCGACGGGCTCGGCGTGTGGATCAGCTCCCGAACGTGA
- a CDS encoding peptidoglycan recognition protein family protein yields the protein MRRNRLTARLVAALMTATPAVAVATTGGGTAANPPTPAEPVLQTFALTARGEEAAGRMRLVAGRGGERTAELAPRATEPFSLAGVTWSDPKADPAGAIEIRTRVAATGRWTSWQRLETDNPDASAGAGGPHVRGASDPLWVGPSDGVQARVAGAALPTGLRVDLINPDARERVAARVPAAGGAAGREERAGFVGKVALPLRPVPRMVTRAGWRADESIIEEPPEYTGAVQVVFVHHTATGNGYGCAQSAGIVRGIEAYHVKSKGWNDIGYNFLVDRCGQIFEGRAGGVNRSVLGAHTLGFNANASAIAVIGNYGSVAVPARARAAVAQVAAYKLGAGRNSALGRVRLVSTGSDRYPAGKAAVLYRISGHRDTGRTECPGNSLYALLPSIRRMAGAAPSGLRYRGVNEASRRAGRYYTKGPAGPAWDLDTPTRMLDRFEVWVDGRLATAVPGGYRQAAVRLTPGEHTVTVKAVHLSGRIALTSAKVVADAVAPAFTRAPLVSLREGRVGATAPVRVDWGLRDTSGVRSVRISGKTLTSAARGITGTVRLGAPETWSVSVTDQAGNTRNGAVTRTPVVLTEAVAPRTGTWRTVRDRGHLGGAAVAASAAGSSLTWRFTGSSVALLAARTAMSGRVRVYVDGAFQGIVDLRSGDPEYRRSVWTRTWRSSGAHTVRVRAEGSTGRPSVVLDGLVYLR from the coding sequence ATGCGCCGCAACCGGCTCACCGCACGTCTCGTCGCCGCCCTGATGACCGCCACCCCGGCGGTGGCTGTCGCGACCACCGGAGGAGGGACCGCAGCGAATCCGCCCACTCCGGCTGAGCCGGTGCTCCAGACCTTCGCCCTGACCGCGCGAGGTGAGGAAGCGGCGGGGCGGATGCGGTTGGTCGCGGGCCGGGGCGGAGAGCGTACCGCGGAACTGGCGCCCCGGGCGACGGAGCCGTTCAGCCTGGCCGGCGTCACCTGGAGCGACCCGAAGGCGGACCCGGCGGGGGCCATCGAGATCCGTACCAGGGTCGCGGCGACCGGGCGGTGGACGTCCTGGCAGCGGCTGGAGACGGACAATCCGGATGCCTCCGCCGGGGCCGGTGGCCCACATGTCCGCGGGGCGAGCGATCCGCTCTGGGTGGGGCCGTCCGACGGCGTCCAGGCACGGGTGGCCGGCGCCGCTCTGCCCACCGGCCTGCGTGTCGACCTGATCAACCCGGACGCCCGGGAGAGGGTCGCCGCCCGGGTCCCGGCCGCCGGGGGAGCGGCGGGGCGGGAGGAGCGGGCCGGGTTCGTGGGCAAGGTGGCACTGCCGTTGCGACCGGTGCCGAGGATGGTGACCCGGGCCGGCTGGCGGGCCGACGAGTCGATCATCGAGGAGCCGCCCGAGTACACCGGCGCCGTCCAGGTGGTGTTCGTGCACCACACCGCGACCGGCAACGGCTACGGCTGCGCGCAGTCGGCGGGGATCGTCCGGGGGATCGAGGCGTACCACGTCAAGAGCAAGGGGTGGAACGACATCGGTTACAACTTCCTGGTCGACAGGTGCGGGCAGATCTTCGAAGGGCGCGCGGGCGGGGTGAACCGGTCCGTGCTCGGCGCGCACACGCTCGGCTTCAACGCGAACGCCAGCGCGATCGCGGTGATCGGCAACTACGGGTCGGTGGCGGTTCCGGCGCGGGCGCGGGCAGCGGTGGCGCAGGTGGCCGCGTACAAACTGGGGGCCGGGCGGAATTCGGCGCTCGGCCGGGTGCGGCTCGTCTCCACCGGCAGCGACCGCTACCCGGCCGGGAAGGCGGCGGTTCTGTACCGGATCTCCGGGCACCGGGACACCGGGCGGACCGAGTGCCCGGGGAACTCGCTCTACGCGCTGCTCCCGTCGATCCGCCGGATGGCGGGGGCGGCTCCGTCCGGGTTGCGGTACCGGGGGGTCAACGAGGCCAGCCGGCGGGCCGGCCGCTACTACACCAAGGGGCCGGCCGGACCGGCCTGGGATCTGGACACCCCGACCCGGATGCTGGACCGCTTCGAGGTGTGGGTGGACGGGCGGCTCGCGACGGCCGTGCCCGGCGGGTACCGGCAGGCGGCGGTGCGGCTGACCCCGGGCGAGCACACGGTCACCGTCAAGGCGGTGCACCTGTCCGGCCGGATCGCCTTGACCAGCGCGAAGGTCGTCGCGGACGCGGTCGCGCCCGCCTTCACCCGCGCGCCGCTCGTGTCGCTGCGGGAGGGCCGGGTCGGCGCCACCGCCCCGGTCCGGGTCGACTGGGGGCTCCGTGACACCTCCGGCGTCCGATCGGTACGGATCTCCGGCAAGACCCTGACCAGCGCCGCCCGGGGGATCACCGGCACCGTACGGCTCGGTGCCCCCGAGACCTGGTCGGTGAGCGTGACCGACCAGGCCGGGAACACGAGGAACGGTGCGGTCACCCGTACCCCCGTGGTGTTGACCGAGGCCGTGGCGCCGCGGACCGGAACCTGGCGCACCGTGCGTGACCGGGGGCATCTCGGCGGCGCAGCCGTCGCCGCGTCGGCCGCCGGATCGTCGCTTACCTGGCGTTTCACCGGCAGCTCGGTGGCCCTGCTGGCGGCCCGGACCGCGATGTCCGGCCGGGTCCGGGTCTATGTGGACGGCGCGTTCCAGGGGATCGTGGATCTGCGGTCCGGCGATCCCGAGTACCGGCGGTCGGTGTGGACACGGACGTGGCGGAGCAGCGGCGCCCACACCGTCCGGGTGCGGGCCGAGGGCAGCACGGGCCGTCCGTCAGTGGTGCTGGACGGGCTCGTCTACCTGCGATGA